The sequence below is a genomic window from Zygosaccharomyces rouxii strain CBS732 chromosome D complete sequence.
AGAGAAAATAATACTTACGTGACAGCAGCGGCAGCTGCTCCACGTATTTCGAAATTATTCACAAAAAATGGGTTTAAAACTACCACTTCAAATGCAACTGGAATAATGACAGCTATTCACAAGGTTATCTATACacaaaatccaattgaaaGTAGAAGATTTTCCaaagtgaaaaataatCAAGATAATCTTTTACCAGCTACATGGTTGAAAACCGTTAGAGATGGTTTTTTAACAAATGATATTGAATCACCGGAATCAATTTCgtttgaagatttagaaggAATTTTAAATCAAGCATAAGATGAAGactttaaaattttttttttttttttttttaattcaattggGTTTAACAGGGTTTTTTTATTATAACAATCgttcaaaaagaaagattttaGCTTCAATATTATATTTCAGTAAATATAGCAaatctcatcatcattgaCTCTTGTGTAATTTCTCATGCGTGAAGCCACCACCTGACTCTTCTGCATAATATCGGTGGAAAGgtcatcaatttttgatcaagGTTAATAACGCTGACGCCATTGATGACCTACCcatacaaaaaaaaaaaaaaaaaataaaacagTATAAAGAACATAAAGATACCATTTTAACTCTGCCGTACTGCTACATCTACCGAAGCAAGCATGTTGAGATTCGCTAGAGGCTCTTTGCGACAGACAGTGAAAACTGGTGCTAATgttctttgtaaaagaaGAACCGCTGGGTTAACTCCCAGGTTAATGAATCAACGGTATTCCATGATGTTATTGACAAATCGTGGATTCCACCACTCTTGTCAGTTATGCAAATCCGTGGAATTACCTTTCCAAGACTTATCTCCGGAGGAACAAGCAGTTTTAACTGAAGAAAGGGCCGTTGATAAAGTAGATGTGTGTattgttggtggtggtcctTCTGGTTTGGCCACAGCTATCAAACTGAAACAACTGGATACGGATGAGAGATTAAGAGTTGTGGTGTTGGAAAAAAGTGGTGATATTGGTTCTCACATTGTTTCTGGTGTTATAATGGACCCAAGAGCGTTAAGAGAATTATTTCCTGAAAGTGAATACTACGATGCAAATGGCCAAGGCATCCCACTACCGCCAGATTTAGTGACTAAAGTTGTTagtgaagatttgaagtATTTTATGGGTAATCTATCCTTTCCCGTACCTGCACCACCCCAAATGCaaaataagaataaaaacTATGTGGGTTCTTTGAGCCAAGTTGCCGCCTACTTAGCTGAAAGAGCAGAAGAACTAGGTGTCGAAATTTATCCCGGTATTGCAGTTTCCGATGTCATCTACAGTGAAGATGGCCAGTCCGTTGTTGGTGTAGCGACAAAGGATATGggtatttcaaaatctggTAAACCAAAGGAAAGTTTCGAAAAGGGTATGGAATTCCATGCAAGACAGACCGTTTTTGCAGAAGGATGTCATGGATCATTATCAAAACAAgttatcaagaaatttgatcTACGTAAGGGCAGACAGAATCAATCCTATGGTCTCGGTATTAAAGAAGTTTGGGAAGTCAAACcggaaaatttcaaaaaggGTTTCATTTCACATACAATGGGATACCCATTGTCTAATGATGTCTACGGTGGTGGATTCCAATACCATTTTGGTGACAATTTGGTCACCGTGGGGTTGGTCGTTGGTTTAGACTATAAGAATCCATATATTTCACCTTACCAggaattccaaaaattgaaacaacATCCATACTACAAAAACGTTTTACTTGGTGGTAGATGTATATCCTATGCTGCTCGTGCCTTGAATGAAGGTGGGTTACAAGCAGTACCTAAGTTGCATTTCCCAGGTGGTGTTCTAGTTGGTGCATCTGCAGGATTTATGAACGTTCCAAAGATCAAAGGTACTCATACTGCAATGAAATCTGGTATGCTA
It includes:
- the CIR2 gene encoding electron-transferring-flavoprotein dehydrogenase (similar to uniprot|Q08822 Saccharomyces cerevisiae YOR356W Hypothetical ORF); protein product: MLRFARGSLRQTVKTGANVLCKRRTAGLTPRLMNQRYSMMLLTNRGFHHSCQLCKSVELPFQDLSPEEQAVLTEERAVDKVDVCIVGGGPSGLATAIKLKQLDTDERLRVVVLEKSGDIGSHIVSGVIMDPRALRELFPESEYYDANGQGIPLPPDLVTKVVSEDLKYFMGNLSFPVPAPPQMQNKNKNYVGSLSQVAAYLAERAEELGVEIYPGIAVSDVIYSEDGQSVVGVATKDMGISKSGKPKESFEKGMEFHARQTVFAEGCHGSLSKQVIKKFDLRKGRQNQSYGLGIKEVWEVKPENFKKGFISHTMGYPLSNDVYGGGFQYHFGDNLVTVGLVVGLDYKNPYISPYQEFQKLKQHPYYKNVLLGGRCISYAARALNEGGLQAVPKLHFPGGVLVGASAGFMNVPKIKGTHTAMKSGMLAAEKMYEAISPLPSLEELEEAENEQLLEKPIDLESYENAFKNSWIYEELYSVRNIRPSFNTSLGGYGGMMYSGLDSFILKGRTPWTFGFHESDASVTESADKHKPIQYPKPDGEVTFDILTSVSRTGTYHDEDEKCHLRVPDQDLQKHAEAAYPKYKGIENRFCPAGVYEYVEDENSPLGVKFQINSQNCIHCKTCDIKVPTQDINWVVPEGGDGPKYSLT